In a single window of the Saccharothrix australiensis genome:
- a CDS encoding helix-turn-helix transcriptional regulator yields MAVRPSGADHEVDVLLRTGPFYEALRAAIERSGLTLERLRDRLARRGIHVSLSTLSYWRLGRSRPERAESLRAVQAIEVILGLPRHSLESLLGPPRPRGRWVAGQRQPRRYGRMLEPAQSLAETVEALVGPSDGDLRLWSQDDAAGVDARGVIREVRTRQVLRAVDGHPDRHVAVYCADPGTAPDAITVEAVANCRLGRVRRHHRAPVIAVELLFDHTLRAGQTHLLEYRFTVAEGAVALDYRRAFRYPVGTYVLSVRFTEPRLPVRCFDLVQSGAEGALTHGRELALTPGRMLHLVARDVPPGVLGIGWEWT; encoded by the coding sequence ATGGCCGTGCGACCGTCCGGGGCCGACCACGAGGTGGACGTGCTGCTCCGGACGGGTCCGTTCTACGAGGCGCTGCGCGCGGCCATCGAGCGCAGCGGCCTCACCCTGGAGCGCCTGCGCGACCGCCTGGCCCGCAGGGGCATCCACGTCAGCCTGTCCACCCTGAGCTACTGGCGGCTGGGTCGCAGCCGCCCCGAGCGCGCCGAGTCGCTGCGCGCCGTGCAGGCCATCGAGGTCATCCTCGGCCTGCCGCGCCACTCGCTGGAGTCCCTGCTCGGCCCGCCCCGCCCGCGCGGCCGGTGGGTGGCCGGGCAGCGGCAGCCCCGGCGGTACGGGCGGATGCTGGAACCCGCGCAGTCGTTGGCGGAGACGGTGGAGGCGCTGGTCGGCCCGTCCGACGGCGACCTGCGGCTGTGGTCGCAGGACGACGCGGCCGGCGTGGACGCCCGGGGCGTGATCCGCGAGGTCCGCACCCGGCAGGTGCTGCGCGCGGTCGACGGCCACCCTGACCGGCACGTCGCGGTGTACTGCGCCGACCCCGGCACCGCGCCGGACGCGATCACGGTGGAGGCGGTGGCGAACTGCCGCCTCGGCCGCGTCCGCCGCCACCACCGCGCGCCGGTGATCGCGGTGGAGCTGCTGTTCGACCACACGCTGCGCGCCGGCCAGACGCACCTGCTGGAGTACCGCTTCACCGTGGCCGAGGGAGCGGTGGCGCTCGACTACCGCCGCGCGTTCCGCTACCCGGTCGGCACCTACGTCCTCAGCGTCCGCTTCACCGAGCCCCGCCTGCCGGTGCGCTGCTTCGACCTGGTCCAGTCCGGGGCGGAGGGCGCGCTCACCCACGGCCGCGAACTGGCCCTGACACCCGGCCGGATGCTGCACCTGGTCGCGAGGGACGTGCCGCCCGGCGTGCTCGGCATCGGCTGGGAGTGGACCTAG
- a CDS encoding bifunctional lysylphosphatidylglycerol flippase/synthetase MprF, whose protein sequence is MTSQLHPARNDEPDAAGPVRPRADRRPPPTGSHPPPDRPAVTAGGAVVRAGGRGRDEDGKVRDVPTGGDGAAPGRTARLGRVTAAAARLVGRVNRLGPVIRRAPGTAGAVLALWTIGAATGSLWSGPSEDLLDTIGFGVPAPLWTAATSALWCANLAGYLATTALLLLFGPVAEREFGTARALGVVAVTHVVGVLAGSGLVQLGSAWSWLSYLNFDLAVGPSPGVVGLALAVSFRLSPLWRRRVRLLVVLGLLVLALYSGYLEDVHRLCGGVVGLVLGAVAVRGRPAPVPPSREETRVLVALLLAASALGPVVVLLSPYADGPLSWFADLVAVPQPDAALMASYCADPELAALCRALQTQAVYDRLPALVMSVMPALLLLVLAEGLRRGRRFAWWSALVLNVAMTGLIGWYILTEVLFAEVPPVPVTPIEYGIPLLLPLGIVVVLLATRRHFPLATPVRRFWTVTVGGFVGLGACYVLVGWLARSQFTPRPGFVDLLADLPARFLPPGYLGLVSMPFRPDGLIAAVLIEYTGVVFWLLVLYALLRATWSAGVEEDAEAAARARELMVRHGRTSLSYMTTWRGNRYWFTPDGRAVVAYRVVATIALTVGDPIGPSDACRDAVRGFARFCAHQGWTPCLYSISEELCDEVAPLGWHAVQVAEDTVIPLADLRFTGKKWQDVRTALNKAGKQGITAEWWHFADAPPALTDQIRSISAEWVADKGLPEMGFTLGGLEELSGEGVRCLIAVDADRTVHGVTSWLPVYAEGRVVGWTLDFMRRRGSAFTGSMEFLIASAAMTFKEEGAGFVSLSGAPLARLDRGVRACGLQRVLDVTGQLLEPVYGFRSLFAFKAKFQPVYRPMFMAYPDSAALPRIANAVSRAYLPDMSVRQGVRLARLVARRRFGRRLSPR, encoded by the coding sequence ATGACCAGCCAGCTCCACCCCGCGCGGAACGACGAGCCCGACGCGGCCGGTCCGGTCCGGCCCCGCGCCGACCGCCGCCCGCCTCCCACGGGATCGCACCCGCCGCCCGACCGCCCTGCGGTCACGGCGGGTGGCGCGGTGGTTCGAGCGGGCGGGCGCGGACGGGACGAGGACGGGAAGGTGCGGGACGTGCCGACGGGCGGGGACGGGGCAGCGCCGGGGCGGACGGCCCGGCTGGGACGGGTGACCGCCGCCGCGGCGCGCCTCGTCGGCCGGGTGAACCGGCTCGGGCCGGTGATCCGCCGCGCGCCCGGCACCGCGGGCGCGGTGCTCGCGCTGTGGACGATCGGCGCGGCCACCGGGAGCCTGTGGTCGGGGCCGTCCGAGGACCTGCTGGACACCATCGGCTTCGGGGTGCCCGCGCCGCTGTGGACGGCGGCCACCTCGGCGCTGTGGTGCGCCAACCTCGCCGGCTACCTGGCCACGACGGCGTTGCTGCTGCTGTTCGGACCGGTCGCGGAACGGGAGTTCGGCACCGCCCGCGCGCTCGGGGTCGTCGCGGTGACGCACGTGGTCGGTGTGCTCGCCGGCTCCGGCCTGGTGCAGCTCGGCTCGGCGTGGAGCTGGCTCTCCTACCTGAACTTCGACCTCGCGGTCGGCCCGTCGCCGGGTGTCGTGGGGCTGGCCCTGGCGGTGAGCTTCCGGCTGTCGCCGCTGTGGCGCCGGCGCGTGCGGCTGCTGGTCGTGCTGGGCCTGCTGGTGCTGGCGCTGTACTCGGGCTACCTGGAGGACGTGCACCGGCTGTGCGGCGGGGTCGTCGGGCTGGTGCTGGGCGCGGTCGCGGTGCGCGGTCGTCCCGCGCCCGTGCCCCCGTCACGCGAGGAGACGCGCGTTCTGGTGGCGTTGCTGCTCGCGGCGTCCGCGTTGGGGCCCGTGGTCGTGCTGCTGTCGCCTTACGCGGACGGGCCGCTGTCGTGGTTCGCCGATCTCGTCGCGGTGCCTCAGCCGGACGCCGCGCTCATGGCCTCCTACTGCGCGGACCCCGAACTGGCGGCGCTGTGCCGGGCGTTGCAGACCCAGGCCGTGTACGACCGGCTGCCCGCGCTGGTCATGTCCGTGATGCCCGCGTTGCTGCTCCTGGTGCTGGCCGAGGGGCTGCGGCGGGGACGGCGGTTCGCGTGGTGGTCCGCGCTGGTGCTCAACGTGGCCATGACCGGGCTCATCGGGTGGTACATCCTGACCGAGGTGCTGTTCGCCGAGGTGCCGCCGGTGCCGGTCACGCCGATCGAGTACGGCATCCCGCTGTTGCTGCCGCTCGGCATCGTGGTGGTGCTGCTGGCGACGCGGCGGCACTTCCCGCTGGCGACGCCCGTGCGCCGGTTCTGGACCGTGACCGTCGGCGGGTTCGTGGGGCTGGGCGCGTGCTACGTGCTCGTGGGGTGGCTGGCGCGCTCGCAGTTCACGCCGCGGCCGGGGTTCGTCGACCTCCTGGCGGACCTGCCCGCGCGGTTCCTGCCGCCGGGCTACCTGGGGCTGGTCTCCATGCCGTTCCGGCCGGACGGCCTGATCGCCGCGGTGCTGATCGAGTACACGGGCGTGGTGTTCTGGCTGCTGGTCCTGTACGCGCTGCTGCGGGCCACGTGGAGCGCCGGGGTGGAGGAGGACGCCGAAGCCGCCGCACGGGCGCGTGAGCTGATGGTGCGGCACGGCCGGACGTCGCTGTCCTACATGACGACCTGGCGCGGCAACCGGTACTGGTTCACGCCCGACGGTCGTGCCGTGGTCGCCTACCGGGTCGTGGCGACGATCGCGCTGACCGTCGGCGACCCGATCGGACCGTCCGACGCGTGCCGTGACGCCGTGCGCGGGTTCGCGCGGTTCTGCGCGCACCAGGGCTGGACGCCGTGCCTGTACAGCATCAGCGAGGAGCTGTGCGACGAGGTCGCGCCGCTGGGGTGGCACGCGGTGCAGGTCGCTGAGGACACCGTGATCCCGCTGGCGGACCTGCGGTTCACCGGCAAGAAGTGGCAGGACGTGCGCACGGCGTTGAACAAGGCGGGCAAGCAGGGCATCACGGCCGAGTGGTGGCACTTCGCGGACGCGCCGCCCGCGCTGACCGACCAGATCCGGTCCATCTCGGCGGAGTGGGTGGCCGACAAGGGGCTGCCGGAGATGGGCTTCACGCTCGGCGGGCTGGAGGAGCTGTCCGGCGAGGGCGTGCGGTGCCTGATCGCGGTGGACGCCGACCGGACCGTGCACGGGGTGACCAGCTGGCTGCCCGTGTACGCGGAGGGTCGGGTCGTCGGGTGGACGCTGGACTTCATGCGCCGGCGGGGCAGCGCGTTCACCGGGTCGATGGAGTTCCTGATCGCGTCGGCGGCCATGACGTTCAAGGAGGAGGGCGCGGGGTTCGTGAGCCTGTCGGGCGCGCCGCTGGCCCGACTCGACCGCGGGGTGCGGGCGTGCGGGCTGCAACGGGTGCTCGACGTCACCGGGCAGTTGCTGGAGCCGGTGTACGGGTTCCGCTCGCTGTTCGCGTTCAAGGCGAAGTTCCAGCCCGTGTACCGGCCCATGTTCATGGCGTACCCGGATTCGGCGGCGCTGCCCCGGATCGCGAACGCGGTGAGCCGGGCGTACCTGCCGGACATGAGCGTGCGGCAGGGCGTGCGGCTGGCCCGGCTGGTCGCCCGGCGGCGGTTCGGCCGCCGCCTCAGCCCCCGCTGA
- a CDS encoding aldo/keto reductase, with protein MTTSPTLPVRRLGATGPEVSALGLGLLGMSDLYGPADEAEGVATIHAALEEGVTLFDTGDFYGMGHNEMLLREALRGRRRDRAVVSVKFGALRDPAGGWNGQDNRPEAVKNFVAYSLRRLGTEHIDVYRPARLDPNVPIEDTVGAIAELVQAGHVRHIGLSEVGAGTLRRAQAVHPIVDLQIEYSLISRGIEGEILPTARELGIGITAYGVLSRGLISGHWQRDRKLTADDFRGVSPRFEDGNLQRNLSLVESLREVAEARGATVAQLAIAWVAAQGTDIVPLVGARTRARLAEALPAASLTLTPADLAAIEEAMPATAVSGSRYAPAMMELLDSEH; from the coding sequence ATGACCACGTCCCCCACCCTGCCCGTCCGCCGCCTGGGAGCCACGGGCCCGGAGGTCTCCGCCCTGGGCCTGGGCCTGTTGGGCATGTCCGACCTGTACGGGCCCGCCGACGAGGCCGAGGGCGTCGCCACCATCCACGCCGCCCTGGAGGAGGGCGTGACCCTGTTCGACACCGGCGACTTCTACGGCATGGGCCACAACGAGATGCTGCTGCGCGAGGCCCTGCGTGGCCGCCGCCGCGACCGGGCGGTCGTCAGCGTGAAGTTCGGCGCGCTGCGCGATCCGGCCGGTGGCTGGAACGGGCAGGACAACCGGCCCGAGGCGGTGAAGAACTTCGTCGCGTACAGCCTGCGGAGGCTCGGGACGGAGCACATCGACGTCTACCGCCCGGCCCGCCTGGACCCGAACGTGCCGATCGAGGACACCGTGGGCGCCATCGCGGAGCTGGTGCAGGCAGGCCATGTGCGCCACATCGGGCTGTCCGAAGTGGGCGCGGGGACGCTGCGCCGGGCGCAGGCGGTGCACCCCATCGTCGACCTGCAGATCGAGTACTCGTTGATCTCACGCGGCATCGAGGGCGAGATCCTGCCGACGGCGCGGGAGCTGGGCATCGGCATCACGGCGTATGGGGTGCTGTCCAGAGGCTTGATCTCGGGCCACTGGCAGCGGGACCGCAAGCTGACGGCCGACGACTTCCGCGGCGTCAGCCCCCGCTTCGAGGACGGCAACCTGCAACGCAACCTGTCCTTGGTCGAGTCGCTGAGGGAGGTGGCGGAGGCCAGGGGCGCGACGGTGGCGCAGCTCGCGATCGCGTGGGTGGCGGCCCAGGGCACCGACATCGTGCCCCTGGTGGGCGCCCGAACCCGAGCCCGCCTGGCAGAAGCCCTGCCCGCGGCGAGCCTCACCCTGACCCCGGCCGACCTGGCGGCCATCGAGGAGGCGATGCCCGCGACAGCGGTCAGCGGCAGCCGCTACGCACCGGCCATGATGGAGCTGCTGGACAGCGAACACTGA
- a CDS encoding TetR/AcrR family transcriptional regulator, producing MTEATRAGTTRERIITAAAELLTRKGIDAVSTRAVAAASGVQAPALYRLFGDKQGLLDAVAAHGFDRYLGVKRKLPPGDDPVEDLRRGWDTHVEFGLTHPAFYVLMFGVTQPGRRPAAAADAHRLLLGILDRVAGAGRLRLPVGTAGDIVHAACTGVTLNLIAAPPDGVDPDIATRVRDIVLAAVTTDEPADPDASLSARALALDVTLSRQAHPLSPAETALLHDWLHRLAAGRAAPDGLSGG from the coding sequence ATGACCGAGGCGACCAGGGCCGGCACCACCAGGGAGCGGATCATCACCGCCGCCGCCGAACTGCTGACCCGGAAAGGGATCGACGCGGTCTCCACGCGGGCCGTCGCCGCGGCGTCCGGGGTGCAGGCGCCCGCCCTGTACCGGTTGTTCGGCGACAAGCAGGGCCTGCTCGACGCCGTCGCCGCGCACGGCTTCGACCGCTACCTCGGGGTTAAGCGCAAGCTGCCGCCCGGCGACGACCCGGTCGAGGACCTGCGGCGCGGCTGGGACACCCACGTCGAGTTCGGGCTGACGCACCCGGCGTTCTACGTGCTCATGTTCGGCGTCACGCAGCCCGGCCGACGGCCCGCCGCGGCGGCGGACGCGCACCGGCTGCTGCTCGGCATCCTCGACCGGGTGGCCGGGGCGGGCCGCCTCCGCCTGCCCGTCGGCACGGCGGGCGACATCGTGCACGCCGCCTGCACGGGCGTCACGCTGAACCTGATCGCCGCACCGCCCGACGGCGTCGATCCCGACATCGCCACGCGCGTCCGGGACATCGTCCTGGCCGCCGTCACCACCGACGAGCCGGCCGACCCGGACGCCTCGCTGTCCGCCCGCGCGCTCGCGCTGGACGTGACGCTGAGCCGCCAGGCCCACCCACTGTCCCCCGCCGAGACGGCCCTGCTGCACGACTGGCTGCACCGGCTCGCCGCCGGCCGGGCCGCGCCGGACGGGCTCAGCGGGGGCTGA
- a CDS encoding MFS transporter gives MASRTEIPPASTRLPLGALLALTTAAFTTVLTEALPAGVLPAMSAGLGVTESATGQLVTVYAVGTAVTAIPLVAATATWRRKRLLLAGVAGFAVANTVTAVSADYGLTLVARFVAGVAAGVVWALLAGYARRLAPAHLAGKAIAVVMAGIPVALSLGIPAGTFLGGALGWRPTFWVMSALAAVLVGWIVAVVPDHAGQPAGRSALRATSRLAGVPAVLFVTLVFVLAHNVFYTYIAAFLGAVGLGGSVDLALLVFGVASLVGIWVVGALIDRRPRALMVACTVLVAVAAIGSAVLTGSAPLVFAAVAVWGLGWGGVPTLLQTAAAHAGGDAADTAQAMLVTVWNVAMSGGGVAGGVLLALLGPMSLPWAVVLLLVPVFAAVLATRAFRPATG, from the coding sequence ATGGCTTCCCGAACGGAGATCCCACCCGCGTCGACCCGGCTCCCGCTGGGCGCGCTGCTCGCCCTCACCACGGCCGCGTTCACCACCGTCCTGACCGAGGCGCTGCCCGCGGGCGTGCTGCCCGCCATGAGCGCGGGGCTCGGCGTGACCGAGTCCGCCACCGGCCAGTTGGTCACGGTCTACGCCGTCGGCACGGCCGTCACGGCCATCCCGCTCGTCGCGGCCACCGCCACGTGGCGGCGCAAGCGCCTGTTGCTCGCCGGGGTCGCGGGTTTCGCGGTGGCGAACACGGTCACGGCGGTCTCGGCGGACTACGGGCTCACGCTGGTGGCGCGGTTCGTCGCGGGTGTCGCGGCGGGCGTGGTGTGGGCGCTGCTCGCCGGGTACGCCCGCCGCCTCGCGCCGGCGCACCTGGCGGGCAAGGCGATCGCCGTCGTCATGGCGGGCATCCCGGTGGCGCTGTCGCTGGGCATCCCGGCGGGCACGTTCCTCGGCGGCGCGCTCGGGTGGCGGCCGACGTTCTGGGTGATGTCGGCGCTCGCCGCGGTGCTCGTCGGCTGGATCGTCGCGGTGGTGCCCGACCACGCCGGGCAGCCCGCCGGGCGATCGGCCCTGCGCGCGACCTCCCGGTTGGCCGGCGTGCCGGCGGTGCTGTTCGTGACGCTGGTCTTCGTGCTGGCGCACAACGTCTTCTACACCTACATCGCGGCGTTCCTCGGCGCGGTCGGCCTGGGCGGGTCGGTCGACCTGGCGCTGCTGGTGTTCGGCGTCGCGTCGCTGGTCGGCATCTGGGTCGTCGGCGCGCTGATCGACCGCCGTCCGAGGGCGCTCATGGTGGCGTGCACGGTCCTGGTCGCCGTGGCGGCCATCGGGTCGGCGGTGCTCACCGGGAGCGCCCCGCTGGTGTTCGCGGCGGTGGCGGTGTGGGGCCTGGGCTGGGGAGGCGTGCCGACGCTCCTCCAGACCGCCGCGGCCCACGCGGGCGGTGACGCGGCGGACACCGCACAGGCCATGCTCGTGACGGTGTGGAACGTGGCCATGTCGGGCGGTGGCGTCGCCGGTGGTGTGCTGCTGGCCCTGCTGGGCCCGATGTCGTTGCCGTGGGCCGTGGTGCTGCTGCTCGTGCCGGTGTTCGCCGCGGTGCTCGCGACGCGCGCCTTCCGGCCGGCGACGGGCTGA
- a CDS encoding MerR family transcriptional regulator, protein MRIGELSARTGASRRLLRYYEERGLIVSTRCANGYRSYDEGMVDRVLQVRGLLDAGLPTRIIKQILPCLDKPRVIYFPDATPEMIATLERERDRMTERIRCLTRNRDAISAYLDAVRAYDRAS, encoded by the coding sequence ATGCGCATCGGCGAGCTGTCCGCGCGGACGGGCGCGTCCCGCCGCCTGCTGCGCTACTACGAGGAGCGCGGCCTGATCGTCTCCACCCGGTGCGCCAACGGGTACCGCTCCTACGACGAGGGCATGGTCGACCGGGTGCTCCAGGTGCGCGGCCTGCTCGACGCCGGCCTGCCCACGCGGATCATCAAGCAGATCCTGCCGTGCCTGGACAAGCCCAGGGTGATCTACTTCCCCGACGCCACGCCCGAGATGATCGCGACGCTGGAGCGGGAGCGCGACCGGATGACCGAGCGCATCCGCTGCCTGACCCGCAACCGCGACGCGATCTCCGCGTACCTCGACGCGGTCCGCGCGTACGACCGGGCGTCCTGA
- a CDS encoding NAD-dependent protein deacetylase gives MRTRPTLTWTASGAPLPRTTSLAEVVRVVAEGDVVVLSGAGLSTESGIPDYRGAAGSLRRHTPMTYDEFTGGEAGRRRYWARSHLGWRTIARAHPNAGHHAVAALRAEGFLSGVITQNVDGLHHAAGTVDAVELHGNLDRVVCLGCRRSSPREELDRRLRAANPDFTATASRVNPDGDVDLSDDDVRGFRVVPCADCGGVLKPDVVFFGENVPRPRVEECYRLVDAARAVLVLGSSLAVMSGLRFVRHAAKAGKPVVIVNRGETRGDEHAAVRVDLPLGRALTEVREAVRKTLS, from the coding sequence GTGCGCACACGTCCGACGCTGACCTGGACCGCCTCGGGTGCGCCGCTGCCGCGCACGACGAGCCTGGCCGAGGTCGTCCGGGTGGTCGCCGAAGGGGACGTGGTCGTGCTCAGCGGCGCGGGCCTGTCCACCGAGTCGGGCATCCCCGACTACCGCGGCGCGGCGGGCAGCCTCCGCAGGCACACCCCGATGACCTACGACGAGTTCACCGGCGGCGAGGCCGGTCGGCGGCGGTACTGGGCCCGCAGCCACCTGGGGTGGCGCACGATCGCCCGCGCGCACCCCAACGCGGGTCACCACGCCGTCGCGGCGCTGCGCGCCGAGGGCTTCCTGTCCGGGGTGATCACCCAGAACGTGGACGGCCTGCACCACGCGGCGGGCACGGTGGACGCCGTCGAGCTGCACGGCAACCTGGACCGGGTCGTCTGCCTGGGCTGCCGGCGGTCGAGCCCGCGCGAGGAGCTGGACCGCAGGCTGCGGGCGGCGAACCCGGACTTCACCGCGACCGCGTCCAGGGTCAACCCGGACGGCGACGTGGACCTCTCCGACGACGACGTGCGCGGCTTCCGCGTGGTGCCGTGCGCGGACTGCGGCGGCGTGCTGAAGCCGGACGTGGTCTTCTTCGGCGAGAACGTGCCGCGCCCGCGCGTGGAGGAGTGCTACCGCCTGGTCGACGCCGCCCGCGCGGTGCTCGTGCTGGGCTCGTCGCTGGCGGTCATGTCGGGGCTGCGGTTCGTCCGGCACGCGGCGAAGGCGGGCAAGCCGGTCGTGATCGTGAACCGGGGCGAGACCAGGGGCGACGAGCACGCGGCGGTCCGGGTCGACCTGCCGCTCGGCCGGGCGCTCACCGAGGTGCGCGAGGCGGTGCGGAAAACCCTTTCGTGA